The stretch of DNA aactgggttgaggcctataaataccccacccattcagcactgaaagcacagaacacacactcgaaatcttgctgtctttctgtggttcttagagctcaaaactgctagttctcctctttctgttcttcaaagtttgagttgtaaagagaggagagaaaacttctgtaagggttgtctcctaagcccgtcaaaaggagtgaatctgtaagagggtggttggccttcgcctattgaaggaaggcctctagttgacatcggtgaccttgtcggtggaggaagccaaaagtggagtaggtcaagattgaccgaaccactctaaatctcagtttgcatttcctttgagcattttaccttcactgcaaacttctcaatagctactgccctctgcgattttacgaacaagtttcaaggtttagacgtaaatctgtgtttagacgtaaatctgttttttcgtatgatcatcatattgcagattgcgtttacgttttgagctttaccataactgcacactgcctttatactcctgcttaaactgtgtcttatctaatcaagtgatttacgaatcagcatttagacgtaaatcggtttcttcgtacgaacatcggatttcagtttgcgccgatattctggtttttatcatagctgcaaactgcctgcttagtttgactttaaccttgcttagtatcaactttcatacagaagttgtttttatcgttcgaacacagctttcgattttaatcgcagaaagttttccgctgcactaattcatccccccctcttagtgctcttgatcctaacaataatgaattttaatatgaacaagcttgagatgactctcccagagctcctcaatatgttgagggaggcagagagtactattaagaaagagaagcctgttctctacactggtgagaccaaaaagaaaaggaaagcaaaaaggtcccttaagaagggaaagggcaagggcagaccaggtaaagtaaaggttgctaaaaaagacctagcaaaggacaaaggccagtgcttccactgtggtaaagatgggcattggaagaggaaccgtaaagaataccttgcagaaagggcaaaacaaaagcttgatgaagcttcaggtacattcattatcagcctccatttgtcagactcttatgataacacatgggtattggataccggtagtgcttatcatatatgcaattcgttgcaggttctggcaaggcctaggagactagagaaaggcgagatggaccttaagatgggtaatgaaacaaaaattgctgtagtagctgttggcgaggtcgccctacatctgcctggtggagcttttattgcattatatacatgttattttgttccttctattatcaaaaatattatctcaatttcatgtttgacagttagtgaatataaattagtttttgagaacaatggttgttcgatattattagatgataaaatcatcacgaaaggaacattgcataatgatttatttatgctagacactactctacatatcatgaatgtaaatgtgtccaagaggaaacgagatgagatggaaagagtatcaaaactcttcgatcagatcgaggaggtgagtacttaagtacagagtttactcagttccttaaggatcatgagatattatcccaatgagcacctctttatacacctcagctcaatgggtaAGACGAAAATAATATTATCCCAATAAgcacctctttatacacctcacCTTTTTTTCATTTCCACgtgttttattttttcctttcttctcttGAGTCAACTATCATTGGTCATCGGGCAAAGAAATCAATTTAATAGTCAtaacaataaaaattatttactactttcattatatatatatatatatatagtgtgcgTGTTGCTAAATATTGGATTGCGCTAATGATGTCATGATGCTTGCTCCATCAACCAAAATACGAGCGTTGACCTAATATACCCGTGGATACTTTATTTTCTTCCGTACGACTAATTTCTTAGGCGGGCCTCATCCTCATCGCTCACTCTCTTCTTTGGTTCATATCGCGCTTTCCTTTTTTACTCCGCACGGACGTTTCTATGCGTCAGTTTATTTGCaaaggttattattattattattattattattattattattattattattattattattattattattattattattattatcatcgtcatcatcattacACGCCCCGTGTTTCTTCTCTTTCGTTCCCTACCGCGTCAGCAGCAACCCTCGAGCAGCAGGAGACGCTCCGTTGCAGTAGCAAGCGAGATCCTTCCCTCTCCCATTTGCCCAAACCCTAGATCTACTACCCGTCGATCTCGGCACCCTCGGCGTCTCGTCCGGCCATGGCCTCCCGCCGGATCCTCGCCTCGCTCCTCCGCGCCTCCGCTCGCCGATCTCCGGCGACGAGACACCATTCTCCTACCCCCTTTGCCCGCATCTCTTCCCGCCCCTCCCCCACCGGGTTCCTCCTCTCCCGTGCCGTCGACTACGCCACATCTGCCGCCTCCGCCGCCCCTGCCCCCTCGGCCCCGCCGCCGAAGGCCGCGGCTGCACCCAGTGGAAAAATCACCGACGAGTTCGCCGGGGCTGGCGCCATTGGCCAGGTCTGCCAGGTGATCGGCGCCGTCGTTGACGTCCGCTTCGATGAGGGGTTGCCTCCCATCTTGACCGCCCTCGAGGTCTTTGACCACTCGATCCGGCTGGTGCTGGAGGTGGCGCAGCACCTGGGGGAGAACATGGTGCGGACGATCGCCATATATGGGACCGAGGGGCTTGTTCGAGGGCAGAGGGTTCTGAACACTGGCTCCCCGATCACTGTAAGTCCTACTGTCCAATCTCGTTTCCCTTGGTCAAACGCAGAGCCGATATGAGGTTGTCTCGTGTGATTACCCTAGATCTGATGCCCGCAGATGTTGGTTATGGGTGAGTTCAAGTTCTGCTTTTGATGAAAGAGTAGCATGACTGACCACCCAATTAAAAACATATTTATGATAGTTATTTTCTACAGACGATTTCTAACCCAATTGCTGATTTTGATGACACCTTCAGTAGTGTGATTAGGATTGCATGACTCTTTGTCTTAGTGTTACATCGGGTCATGTTTCCTTGGTCAAATTGGAGATTGGTATATAAGATACAGAATTGGCACAAT from Musa acuminata AAA Group cultivar baxijiao chromosome BXJ2-11, Cavendish_Baxijiao_AAA, whole genome shotgun sequence encodes:
- the LOC135626861 gene encoding ATP synthase subunit beta, mitochondrial-like isoform X5, whose amino-acid sequence is MASRRILASLLRASARRSPATRHHSPTPFARISSRPSPTGFLLSRAVDYATSAASAAPAPSAPPPKAAAAPSGKITDEFAGAGAIGQVCQVIGAVVDVRFDEGLPPILTALEVFDHSIRLVLEVAQHLGENMVRTIAIYGTEGLVRGQRVLNTGSPITIYKPMAMQQESQGSRW
- the LOC135626861 gene encoding ATP synthase subunit beta, mitochondrial-like isoform X3 codes for the protein MASRRILASLLRASARRSPATRHHSPTPFARISSRPSPTGFLLSRAVDYATSAASAAPAPSAPPPKAAAAPSGKITDEFAGAGAIGQVCQVIGAVVDVRFDEGLPPILTALEVFDHSIRLVLEVAQHLGENMVRTIAIYGTEGLVRGQRVLNTGSPITVAVGRATLGRIINVIGEPIDEKGEIKTNHFLPIHREAHKSRQQNSRFLLLESKSACHSSRCLIWA
- the LOC135626861 gene encoding ATP synthase subunit beta, mitochondrial-like isoform X1, producing MASRRILASLLRASARRSPATRHHSPTPFARISSRPSPTGFLLSRAVDYATSAASAAPAPSAPPPKAAAAPSGKITDEFAGAGAIGQVCQVIGAVVDVRFDEGLPPILTALEVFDHSIRLVLEVAQHLGENMVRTIAIYGTEGLVRGQRVLNTGSPITVAVGRATLGRIINVIGEPIDEKGEIKTNHFLPIHREAHKSRQQNSRFLLLESKSTAWQSSETELKQFHRLSGAVAPPSLAQRLSPGWCHHWPRNLGSNGLIHSAQFGSVKGPIAPRLS
- the LOC135626861 gene encoding ATP synthase subunit beta, mitochondrial-like isoform X2, which gives rise to MASRRILASLLRASARRSPATRHHSPTPFARISSRPSPTGFLLSRAVDYATSAASAAPAPSAPPPKAAAAPSGKITDEFAGAGAIGQVCQVIGAVVDVRFDEGLPPILTALEVFDHSIRLVLEVAQHLGENMVRTIAIYGTEGLVRGQRVLNTGSPITVAVGRATLGRIINVIGEPIDEKGEIKTNHFLPIHREAHKSRQQNSRFLLLESKYIYLLYSNKLICVLLFPVFNQHILSACHSSRCLIWA
- the LOC135626861 gene encoding ATP synthase subunit beta, mitochondrial-like isoform X4 — encoded protein: MASRRILASLLRASARRSPATRHHSPTPFARISSRPSPTGFLLSRAVDYATSAASAAPAPSAPPPKAAAAPSGKITDEFAGAGAIGQVCQVIGAVVDVRFDEGLPPILTALEVFDHSIRLVLEVAQHLGENMVRTIAIYGTEGLVRGQRVLNTGSPITVAVGRATLGRIINVIGEPIDEKGEISQLVTLRDV